In the genome of Paenibacillus sp. GP183, the window TGAATTGTATATTGGACAATCATACGATGCTGCCTATCGGATTTTTTCATCAAACGCATATTAACGAACCGGTTAAAGGAAAGGAAATCCCGCTTCAGCAGGAAGAAATTTTGATCATGTCCCTGATGGTAAAAGGATCCACTATTGAGCAAATCGCCGATCAAATTCACATGAGCAGACGAACGGTAGATAATTATTTGAAAAAAATCTATGAAAAATTAGGAGTGCCATCAAGGATAAGCGCTGTGGAAAAATTCATTCAAAGCAAGTATTACTTATCTTGATTGTGGAGGAGCAGGGGTTGGAGAACACCATTATTGAACACATGCATGCTATAGTGGATGAACACATAGATGCCAAGGATTTAAATAAGCTGATCAAGCTGTTTATACAAGAGAAATCCCAAGAGAAAAGTCCGTGGTCCACTATCACGAGATGCACTCATTTCATGCTGGGGGGCAATTCTCCCCAAATAGACCGCATTGCGGCGGCAACAGAATTGATCATGCTGGTACAGGATATTGTGGATGATTTACAGGACCAAGATCAAGAGAACAAGCCTTGGATGCAATGCGAACCCGCGTATACGCTGAATGCTGTTTTAGCGTTTTTGATCAGTTTCTTTGGAGAGCTGGAGCTGCTGCAGGGAAATCATACGAGGCGTCTGAACAAAGAGATCAGCAAGATCATTTCCAGGTCCATTAACGGACAGCAAAAGGATATTAGCAACAGCATTGAAACCGTGGACGACTATCTGATTATGGTGCAGGAAAAATCGGGTTCAATAATCAGGCTTGCTTGTTATATGGGCTATGCTTCTTTGGATGTATCGCCACAGACTATTGAGCACATTGATGCACTGGCTGATTATGCAGGTCTTATCCATCAAATCCAGAATGACATGAACGATCTGAACGAGATTGATAATAAGAGTGATTTGTTCCTCAAAAAGTGTACCCTCCCCATCCTATATTTACTCGAATCCGAAGACACTTCATTTCCGCTGCTCAAACCATTTTATCAAGGCCGGATCCGGCTCGACGAATTAATTGAAAATAAAGAAGCTTGGCTCACCTATATCGACAAGTCAGGATGTATCGAATATTCAAAAATTGTGCAATCCATCTGCATAACAAAAGCGGAAGAAATCTATGAGGAGCTGCTGGCCATTGCCCCATGGAAAGAGAAGTTCCGCGATTCGACCTATGGATCCTTCGTCTGAGGGGAGCTCAACCGTTGACGATTTCCCCGCCATTCAGATGAAGTACTTGGCCGGACATGTAAGACGAGTCGTCGGATGCCAGGAACACATAAGATGGACCCAGTTCCTCCGGTTGGCCGGGGCGCTTCATGGGCGAGTTGGCTCCATGCTCGGAAGTACGCTTCTCATCGAAGGTGGATGGAATCAGTGGAGTCCAGATGGGGCCTGGCATACCGCATTGACGCGAATTCCTTTGTCGATCAGGTTCTGCGACAAGGATCTTGTAAAGGAGACAATCGCTCCTTTTGTGGACGAGTAATCGAGCAGCTGCGGGCTGCCTTTGTATGCGGTTATCGACGTAGTATTGATGATGGTCGAGCCTTCCTTCAAGTGAGGAATGGCTGCCTTGGTGAGGTAGAACATGGAGAAAATGTTCGTACGGAACGTTTTTCCAGCTGCTCCTGCGTGATATCCATAATGGATTCCTGCGGATGCTGTTCAGCTGCATTATTCACCAGGATGTCCAGGCTTCCAAACTTTTCGACTGTTTGTTTAACCGCCTCGATGCAGAATAACTCTTCGCCTATATCGCCGGCAATGAGCAAGCACTCTCCCCCTTGCTCTTCCACCAAGCGCTTCGTTTCCTTTGCGTCTTCATGCTCATTCAAATACACAATGGCCACACGAGCGCCTTCGATTGCATAACAGATGGTTGCAGCTCGTCCAATTCCGCTGTCGCCTCCGGTAATCATCGCTGTTTTACCCATTAATTTGTCACTGCCCTTATATGTTCGATCTATAGCTATAGGCTTGGGCTTCATTTCGCTTTCCAAACCGGGCTGGCGATTCTGATGCTGAGGAGGCACTAATTGCTTGTTTTCTGTTTCGATGCTAGCCATTATGAATCTCTCCTTTTATTGGGATTTGTATGCTTCATACAGGATTTACCTTATCATTTTACCCTTATGGGAGAGGGGCGAAACATGAATAATAATTATTAACAGAAACAGGAGATGTCGATGAAAAAGGGAATGGCCTTAGGTTTGCTGATTGTACTGATCTCGCTGAGCTATTTGAAAAATAATTCCGCGGATCAAGATCCGTTTTTGGTGACTGATTATAGCCGTTTGCATCCTGTGAAGGTGGAGCGGGTGGCGGTAGGCAGGGAAGAAGAGCAGTTGGTTCAGCTGCTAAAAGAAGCCAAAGAGAAGAAGCTGACGGTTTCCATCGCGGGGCAAAGACACAGCCAGGGCGGTCATACCTACTATAAAGACGGCATCGTTCTCGACATGACGCACTATAATCGGATCTTGTCTTTTCAACCGGAGGAGAAAAAGATTCGCGTCCAGGCCGGAGCAACGTGGAAAGACATACAGGACAAGATTAATCCCTATGGGTTATCGATTAAAACGATGCAATCGCAAAATATATTTACAGTCGGCGGCTCGATCAGCATTAACGCCCATGGCAGAGATATACGCAATGGTTCGTTGATCAAGAGCGTTGATTCATTTAGGCTGCTGACCGCCGACGGCCAAATTATCAACGTGAGCCGAACAGAAAACGCGGATTTGTTTCCGTTTGTTCTTGGAGGGTATGGGTTGTTTGGGGTTATTTTGGATGTAACTCTACAGTTGACGGATGATGAAATGTATAAGGTGACGATAGATGCGATGCCCTACGACGAATATAGCCGTTATTTCAAGAGTAAGGTGAAATCCAACCCGGATATCCACATGCATATCGCCCGTATTTCCGTTGCACCAGGCAGCTTTCTCACCGAAATGTATGCGATCAATTATACTCTGGACCCATCGATTTCGCTGAGTGAACATAATCGATTAAGCACTCATGAAAGCTGGGTGATCCCGAGCAAGCTGCTATTCCAGCTCAACCGTGCATCGGATTGGGGGAAAAATGTGTTCTGGAAGCTTCAAAAGACGTACTTCGACAACCAGCAAAATACTCAAATTAGCCGCAACAATGTGATGCGCTCAGAATCGGATTTTATGGATTACCGGGATGCCGGAAAAAATGACCTGCTGCAGGAATATTTTATACCCGTTGATGAGTTTGCCGCTTTTATTCAAGATATCAGGAAGGTGCTTAGTGAAGAAGATTTAAATCTGTTAAACATTTCTGTTCGCTATGTGAACCAGGATCAGGAAGCCGCACTTTCCTATGCGAGGGAGGATATGTTTGCACTGGTCTGTTTGTTCAATGTTCCGCTGAATGATCAAAGTCAAATCGCGGTGAAACGCGGGATTCAGCGAATCCTGGATGAAGTCATTCGTTCTCATGGAACCTACTATCTGCCTTATGCAGCTTATCCGAGTCTTGAGCAGTTTCAAGCTGTTTATCCACGGAATAAGGAGTTTTTTGAAAAGAAGGATCAGGTGGATCCGGAGCATTTATTTATGAATTATTTTTATGAACAATACAGGGGGAATAAGCTTTGAATATAAAATGGCTGATCCGCTCGCAGAGTATCGTAACTTTGGCGGCCGGGATGATTTATCCGTATTACTTATTGTTCTTGAAAAACCTCGGCAACAGCTATTCCAAATATGGCTTGGCGTTTGCTGTTTTTACCTTAAGCTCGGCTGTTGTTTCCCAGTGGCTTGCTTCCCGGATTGATCGGAATGCAGCTACCATTCTCGTTGCGAGTTCTCTGGGAATGATGGCTGCAATGATTGCTTTCCCCTGGGTGTTTTCGTATGGATGGGTATTGTTCCTTCAAATTGTGATGGGAGCTTGCAGCGCCATGCAAAAAATGAGTGAACGCATTCTGCTTGCTGACTACACTGAACAGGGCGCACGTGGGATTTCCATGGGGGCCTATCATTTCTGGACGTCTGTTGCTTCCGGATTCGCGGTGGTTATTGGAGGCTATTTGATAGATTGGCTGACCATTGATGCCTTGTTTTATATGAGCGCACTGCTCTATGGGATCAGCACATGGGTGGTTTGGCGGTCATGGAGCTCGAGAAAAGCTGAAATCTAGTTTTCTATGTTTGGTCAGAAAATTAGACTTTTAGAAATAGCATGTACCCAAGCATTTCCGAAGTAAAAAAATATAATATAAGGATCTTGATTGAAAGGAGTGAATACGAATGAGCGCAGTTGGCGGATTTGGACGTGCTTTCGCTTTTGTCTTGGTTCTCTTTATTCTGTTAGTCATTATTCTTTCCACCTTCATCATTTAATAGAGTCAGGAATACAGAAGGAGGAGGGGAAGTACAAAAATGGATGAATTATACTACCAGTGCCAAAGCTGTCTAAATCAACGTGTTCGTGTTTATATGTCATCCGGACAAGAATATGAAGGTGTCCTGGTTAATGTGGATTATGAACATTTATATTTAGAAACCGATGCCTTTATCTCATCTAAACAAGTAACTACGAAAGCATTTGGTTTTGGTGGTCGATTTATTACGACGCTCGTATTGTTCGATCTATTAGCTATCGCTTTATTAGCTTAGGCATGCGATCTTACCCCTGCAAAAGGAGCCCTCGTGGAAGGAGGGCTCCTTTTGCATCTTCACAAAATCCAAGAGATCGGTGAAGCTGCAATATAAGCTCTAAAAAGCGTGGGCTGAAAAGCCGACGCTTATAGCTTGAAAAGCCCGGAATCGATAATGTCCCGGTACAATTTGCGGAATTGAGGGATATCGATCTGCTGATCGGCGTCGGATAGAGCAGTCGGCGGATTCGGATGCACCTCGACCATCACTCCGTCTGCCCCGGCTGCGAGAGCCGCTTTGGCACATGGCAGCAGGATATCCTTGCGGCCGGTTGCGTGGCTGACATCGACCAATACGGGCAGGTGGCTTTCTTGTTTAATGATTGGCACCGCCGAGATGTCGAGTGTGTTCCGCGTCCACTTCTCATAGCTGCGGATGCCGCGTTCGACGAGAATTACCTGCGTATTTCCACGCGATACGACGTATTCCGCTGCAAGCAGCAGCTCCTCCATCGTCGCGGCCATACCGCGCTTGAGCAGCACGGGAACCTTTGAGTCGCCCGCGGCTTTGAGCAGCTCGAAGTTCTGCATGTTGCGGGCGCCGATTTGGATCACGTCCAGGTATTCCTCCGCAATTTCGATGGTCGCCGGATCGACGATCTCGCTGACGGCGAGCAATCCGAATTCGTCGGCGACCTCGCGCATGAGCCTCAGACCTTCCACCCCAAGCCCCTGGAAATCGTAGGGAGATGTTCTCGGCTTGAAGGCCCCGCCTCTGAGCATGGGCACGCCTTCCTCCTTCAAAGCGCGGGCCACCTCCCGCAGCTGCTCGCGGCTCTCGACCGAACAGGGGCCAGCCACCATAAGTGAGCGGTTCCCGCCGATTTGCACACCTTTGATCTCGATAACCGTATCTTCCGCTTGTTTCTTCCGGCTGACCAGCAGCTGTTTCCGGTGGGATTGTCCCTGAAGCTCCAGAGACACCTTGAAAATCTCCTTGAATATATGACGGATCGCAGCCGCATCGAAAGGTCCTGGATTTGCTGCCACCAGCTCGTCGAGCATTTCCTTTTCCCTTGCCGGATCAAACTTTGGCACTCCTTGTCTTTCCTTTACCTCGCCCATTTCCTTCACTAATGCGGCACGATCGCTAATCTGCTTTAGCAATTCTACGTTGACTTCATCCACCAAAGTGCGCAACTGCTCCAAAGTCCGAAGTCCCATTTCCCTCTTCCTCTCTTCCATCTAAAATGCAAAAAGCCCCCGCCGCAAGGACGGGGAACCGAGTGCACGGTGCAAACTGCGGTCATTCGTATTGCACCATTCATGAAGTAGCTATTAAATTATGAAGGTGGAAAGAATGATGACCAACAAAATAAAGAGTACCAAGACAAAAGCGAAAGGACGACCAAATCCGCCAACTGCGCTCATTCGTATTCACTCCTTTCACGTCAAGATGCTTATATTATATTTTTTTATTTCGGAAATGCTTGGGTAAATACAACCTCAAAGAGTCTAATTTTAATGACCAAGCAAATTAAACTGGATATCAGCCTTGGTTATACACCCTGTCAATTTTATGAATTGAAGCATTAAATAAATATAGATAAATTATTGCGCATAGGAGGATTTTCAGTTGAGTTATTTAAAAATGTTGTCTCAATTTGGAGTCGGCAACGCCCATCCCGGTGGATTTTCTGCTACGCTGGAGCAGCTTCAACATTTTCACATATCCAAAGAGTGCAAAATTTTGGAGGTAGGCTGCGGAACTGGGCGAACATCCTGTTTTTTGTCCTCAAAAGGGTATGATATTACGGCAATGGACATTCAAGCGCCAATGCTGGTCAAAGCCAAAAAAAGAGCGGAAACGCAAAAATTAAACATCAATTTTGTTGAGGGAGATGTTTGTTCCCTGCCTTTTGAATCGGATCGATTTGATGTCATATTGGCTGAATCCGTTACTAATTTTGCTGATGCCGATAAGGCTCTTTCCGAATATTATCGTGTATTAAAACCGGGAGGAACGTTGTATGACCGGGAAATCATCGCGGCAAAGCCTATTCCATCGCAAATGAAAACACCGTTATTTGATTTCTTTGGATTTAAACAACTGGCTTCCCTTGATGAGTGGACTGAAATCTTTAATAACGCAAAATTTAATACTGTATCATCCTGGGGATATTCTGAAATCGTTAAACAACATACGGATGAGGCCGATAATTTCCAGTATCTAGATGAAAATATATACACAAACTATCAAGCTCTTCGGACAGCCTTCGAGTACAATGAAATTTTAAATACTTATACGGATTACTTGGCATCCGCAGTTTTAATCGGCTCAAAACTTTAGATATTGAGCAGCTTGCAATGCAGCGCCTATTCATCCATACAAAAAATTGACCATCTTCTGAGCTCAGAAAATGGTCAATTTTTGACTTTTAGGTGATATTCGCGTATCACTCCTCCTCATTAAATATAGAGCTGCCCTCTCCCCAGCCTTCCAGCAATCTTCCTCCATGAGGTTCGAGTGCGCGGTCGACGAATGGAATTAGAAGTTCGACGGTTTCTTTTTTATAAAAACAATCAAGAGCGTTTAAAAATTCGTCGCACAACGCCTTGTCGTATTCCGCAAGAGAACGTACCGCCCATTTGCCTATCCCGATCCATTGGCCGTTTGCTCGCAAAATAAAATTGGTGACCAGCTCGGTTAGTTGATTTACGATAAACAAGTTTTCATGATAGGAGTTTGCATCGGACAAATCTTCCAGGCCTTCCGTTATTTGATACCGAACCTGGTTCCTTTCATCCCATGTCCATTCGAAGGGTCCTTGGGACATGAGATCTCGCGCTTCCGACCGGATTTCTTCCGCAAATCCTGTATCTACAATCGTTTCTCCTTCTGCACACATACGGATCATCGAAGGAAGACCGCTTCTTCGGGCTTCATCAAAAAAAGAACGATAAACACTGCGGGTTAACACAAAGGCCTCAATGGGCCAGCCATACCCGGTGAAGTTTTGTTTGAAAGGGAACTGGGAATCGTCAAACACGACGATGTCCAGATCGGAATTCGGGGTCAAATTCCGATTCGCGGCACTTCCTCCCAAAAACGCCACAAATGCATTGGGAAAATGCTTTTTTATAAATTTTCTGGCGGCTACTTTTGGGCTATATCTCATCTAACCATCACCTCTGAATACAGAGTATGTAGGTGACCGAACAGTGGTTAGTCATCATTTTGGTAATCCAACAAAAAAAGGCCAGCCAGAATTGACTGGCTGACCTGATAATGCTCCTTTACAATGACCCTATTAAATTATGAATCCACTGGAAACGATGATGACTAACAGAATAAAGAGAACCAAGACAAAAGCGAAATGATGTCCAAATCCGCCAACTGCGCCCATTCGTATTCACTCCTTTCATGTCAATGGCCCTATTACATTGAGTGTTGCACCTTCCGTCCTTATTAAATGATGAAGGTGGAAAGAATAATGACTAACAGAATAAAGAGAACCAAGACAAAAGCGAAAGGACGTCCAAATCCGCCAACTACGCTCATTCGTATTCACTCCTTTCAACCAAGAATCCTTATATTATATTTTTTTATTTCGGAAATGCTTGGGTAGATGCGGCTTCTAAAAAGTCTAATTTTCAGACAACCATAGCAAAATAGACTTCAGCCTTGGTTATTGGCACATTTAGCTGCGAATGGTTGGATATACAAACAGATGGCTTGTGCACCTCATATCATAACAATACGCATATCAAAAAAAGAAAGATTGCCGAAATACGGCTCTTTTATAGGGAGAGGGGCTTATGAAAACATATGAGAATTTCAAAATACGTTTAACAACACATGCTCACAAGCGGTACTGCGAGAGGGTACAACATATTTCCTACGAAGAACTGACCGATCAGTGTAATCAGCAGCTCTATAAAAGGGAATACGATCATAACAAAAATTGGTTCATCCATCTTAGCGGCGTTTGGTGGAGTTATGAAGTTGAAGGCGATGTTATGAAGTTTTTAACTTGTTATGGAAAAACGACAGCGAATCTCCCAGCTGGTCTAAAATGGGCGCAGCGGCATAATGACAGCTTAGACCTTCAAACCATTGTTTCATAAAGTTTCATACAAAGGGTATATGTGTGACTTGTATGCTGAGGAGATTGAGGATCTGGCAAGCGGAGCTTGAATGGTGAACTATCGATTAAAAAAGCAAAAATTATACGACGAAGAGCTGTCTGTGGAAACAGTCAGCTCTTCTTTTCTAGACTGCATCTCAATCCTTCTCAACAGAAGGAGGATAATCAGCTTTTAACTGTTCAATTGATTCGTATTTGGGAGTTTCAAAGACAAATAAAGCCGGTGCCTTATCCGTTCTGTCTTTGATAATATGTCCATAGAACTTCCCCAGCTTTTCAAAAATGAACATGTTTTTACCAGGCTCATCGAGTAACGGGTATTTTTCGATCATAAAGCACCTCCAGTAATACTGATTCTACACATAGAATGAAACTCCTTCCTTGAAGATATTTCTTCAAGGTTGCTAAACATGGAAATCGATAAGAAATGGTCAAAAAAAAGGCCACCCATAACTGAATGGCTGACCAGATAACACTCAATCCGTTAAAATGAGCTTATTAAATTATGAAGGTAGAAAGAATGATGACCAACAGAATAAAGAGAACCAAGATAAAACCGATATGACGTCCAAATCCACCAACTGCGCTCATTCGTATTCACTCCTTTCAACCATTATATTTATATTATATTTTTTTATTTCGGATTTGCTTGGGTAAATGCTATAACTAAAAGTCTAATTTTATTCCAATGCTAGAAAGCTAGACTTAAATCCTTGGTTATACAGCGATATCAACTCATCTTGGGCGAATCAATGGATAAATAGTGGAGAACAACCCCGCAGCAATAACTTCATGTCCCTGATCATTGGGATGTACATCTGCGAAACCGCGTAAAGCATCCTCGGCCTTTCCACCTCGGTATCCGTATATTAACCTGTGCTCGTGACCGGAAAACCACTGATCCACCCGGGCAACCTGACAAGAATTCGTTGTCGCGGATGCAATAATAAGTTCATTCAATATGCCAATGGCATCGACCGCAATCACGGTGTTTGGGAATGGATTGTATTGGGTGCAGCAGATGATATGCTTTACTTTCATCAGTCGGACTAAACCCAGTATCAGATCGAGTCTTTTTTTGAAGTTCTTCATCATCTCCTGAATGGGTTTAGCGGGTTCCTGGAGCGAGGACAACCCATAATGAATCAGATCATTGCCGCCGATCCATACCGTAACCACTTTAGCACAACCAAGGAACGAAGGATCTATATAGATCTCTTCTGCAAGATCAGCACTAGTCCAGTTGGGCTCAGCAATCACGATTCGTTTTGCCTGAATTCCCTTTAATTTTAGCATTGTGGTAACTCTCGTAGGATACGCTTTAATGCTAGAGCTTGCTTTCTGACCAAATGTAATCGAATCGCCTAAAGCTATATAATTAATCATACTCTCCCACCTTATTACTCTATTGACTTTAACTTATGTAGGGAAAGGATGATTTTCTTATGCGATAGCCTCTTCGAGGTGTGATTATCAGTAAGATGGGCGAAGAATTATGTATGTTTTGATTTCTGGGTAAACTTAAAGGACGCTCCAGTCTTAAGTGACAGGGACGTCCCTTTTTGCTATAGTTGACCAAAACCCAATTGACAACGAAACGTTGCAGCATTATGATACGGTTAAAAAGAATTGACCGTTGTAATAAGCAAGGAATGAAGAGCACCTTTCTAGTCGGTCAAATGGGAGAGGAGGGTCAGATCGTGAAGCTGCAGCCTGTGTATGTTATCCGTGATCTGGAACAGTTAAAAACCGTAAGTGATCCCCTGCGCAGCAAGGTATTGGTGTATCTGATTGAGAAGGCTTACACCGGCCAACAGCTGGCGAAGCTGCTTGGCATGGCTCGCGCCAAGGTACATTATCATTTGAACGAGCTGGAGAAGCACGGTTTTATCATCGTCATCCGTACAGAGCTTAAGAATGGCATTGTACAAAAGTTTTACCGCTCGGTCGCTCGGGGGTTCGTTCCCAGCGATGAACTGCTTCCCTATGTGTCGGAAGTGGAAAATTATTTTCGTGAAACCACACTGAATACATTGGCGCGTGCTCGGCTTAGAGCTTTATCTGCACCGGAGGAGGCGTTTCAAATCCCATCCTCCGACCGGACTCAGTGGTCCCGAATGGCCACGCAGGTCGAAGTGAAGATGAGCAAAGAAAAATTTGCTGCTTGGCTGACCCGATTCCGAACCATGATGTTTGAGCTCGATCAACATCAGGAGGATAAGGGTGAATGGTTTTACCTGACAACAGTAGGATTTCAAATTGATGAGCCGTCTTTTGCGGCCGATGATGAAGAGGAGAGATAGTGTATGCTCGACCCAAATCTTACGAAGCTTGCCGATGTGCTTGTGAATTATTCCGTTAAGGCGAAGCCCGGCGAGAATATTTTAATTGAAGCTTACGGAATTGATGCCGTTTTGGTACGTGAATTGGTGAAAAAAGTACATAAAGCCGGCGCACATCCTTTTGTCAACCTTAGAGATCATACGATTCTTCGCCAACTGATCATGGAAGGCACTGAAGCCCAAATGAAAACTTGGGCCGATTACGACTCTCATCAGATGAGGCAGATGCAGGGCTATATCGGTATTCGCGGCGGAGCCAACATCAACGAACTGTCGGACGTTCCTGCAGACCGGCTCAAGCTGTATAATTCGCTTTATTATTCCCCCGTACATTTTGATATTAGAGTCAAAAAGACCCGTTGGGTAGTGCTTCGCTATCCATCGCCTTCCATGGCGCAGCTGGCCAGCATGAGTACGGAGGCTTTTGAGAAATTCTACTTTGATGTGTGTACGATGGATTACAGCAAAATGTCCAAGGCTATGGACGCATTGAAAGCGTTAATGGATCGCACAGATAAAGTTCAGCTCAAAGGGCCTGGAACTGACCTAACCTTCTCAATCAAAGGCATCGGCAGCATCAAATGTGACGGCGAGCTTAACATCCCGGACGGCGAGGTATATTCGGCACCTGTTCGCGACTCAGTTAATGGCGTGCTGACCTATAATACACCGACACCGCACGACGGCTTTACCTTCGAGAACATTCGATTTGAATTCGAGAACGGAAAAATTGTGAAAGCGACCTCGAATGACACAGCGAGAATCAATGAGATCTTGGATGCGGATGAAGGCGCGCGTTATATCGGCGAGTTCGCCATTGGCGTAAATCCATACATCCAATATCCGATGAAAGATACACTATTCGATGAGAAGATTGACGGTAGCTTTCACTTCACGCCAGGGAACAGCTACGATGACGCCTACAATGGCAACCGATCGTCGCTTCATTGGGATATCGTCTGCATCCAACGTCCGGATTACGGCGGCGGCGAAATCTGGTTCGATGGCAAGCTGATCCGCAAGGATGGTCGCTTTGTGCTCCCCGAGCTGGAGCAATTAAACCCCGAGAATTTAAAATAAGGATAGTACCTCACATGGGCCGCGTAAAAAACCGTCTGATTCCTTAAAAGAGTCGGACGGTTTTTTTACTTGTGTTTGATGCGAGCTCACCGGGCTCAGGGCATCAGGTCGGGCCGGCTATTTTTCCATACGTGTCAGCGCCTGATACTGCTTGGGAGGGAGGCCGACGGTCTTTTTGAAGCTGCGGATAAAATTGGAGTAATCGTTGAAGCCGGCGAGCTGGCAAGCATCGGTGACGTTGCTCCCGGCTTTCAGCAGCATTTTGGCTTTGGCGATGCGCTTGAACAGGATATGCTCATGGATGGTGCTTCCTGTGTGCTTTTTGAACAAACGGCACAGGTAGGAGCGGTTCATGAAAAAGGTATGCTCGAGCTTGTCCAGCGACAGATCCTGATCCAGGTAGTTATCGATATAGTGCAGTAGATCCCTCAGTTTCCCCGGAATAGCGGATGGTTCATCGCTCTGTCCATGCTGCTCGCTGTTAAAAGCACGGCCCAGAAAGACCAGCAGCTCCAAAAAGGCAGTTAAATAAAGAATGTCCGATCCTGCAGCTGTTCGCGGCATGCTGAGCTTTTCCAGACGGTCAAACAAGTGAAGAAGCTCCTGAAGCCTCTGATCCGAGAAGCGCATATGATTTTGTTCACCCAGCGGACGATTAGTGAAGCATCCCAGCAGGTCAAAGTCCGGAGAGCTCAGCTCCGCGACCACTGCAGGGTTAAAATGGATGACGATAACTTCATACCTTTGATTGGATTGGAAGTTGGGCTTATGCAGCTCATTGCTGTTCATCACGAGCAGATCGCCGTATTGCAGCGGGTAAACTTGTTTTTCAATAAAATAATGAACATGTCCTGTGAGAAAAAAGTAGATTTCAAAGAGCTCTTGATGCTGGTGAAAATCTACTTTAGGCAGCTCATTTCGAACGGTATGGCTATAATAAATAGACTTTTGCAAATCCTCATAAACCTCCAGCATATAAGTCCTCCTTTGCTGTACAAGGTCAATAAAAGCATTTTTTAGCCCATTATTTGCAATGAATACGTTTTTATTATACTGCAAAATGAAGATAATCAACACCATCTATTTCTTATGCGGGAGGATATTATGAAACTGTCTGTGTTTACCGTGATGACGCCGGATTTAACGAAGGAAGAGCTAATCACTGCTGCTGCAGCGGCAGGAATTTCAGGCGTGGAATGGAGATATGCCCCGATTTCTCAAGAAGCAGCGAGTCAAGAGCCATCCTATTGGGGGAATAATCTGTCCACCATTGTACCGGGGACCTCCGATGAGGAATTGGAGAACTTGCGTGAGCAAGTTCAAAGCCACGGCATACAAACCATCAGCGTGACGCCTTATTTAACTTGCGGTGATGTGGCTGGCACGGAAAAAGTGATGCAGATCGCCAAAAAGCTGGATGCAGGCTTTATTCGAGTGGGCGTACCTCGTTACAACGGCAGCAAGAACTACAATGACCTTTATGCGGAAGCGGTGGATTATTTGCACCATGTTCAGGAGCTTTCCCGGCAATATGGGATAAAAGGCTTGTTAGAAATCCATCATGTGACGATTGCGCCTAGTACAGGTTTGGCGCATCGACTTGTTTCCCATTTTGATCCTGAACA includes:
- a CDS encoding polyprenyl synthetase family protein, with amino-acid sequence MENTIIEHMHAIVDEHIDAKDLNKLIKLFIQEKSQEKSPWSTITRCTHFMLGGNSPQIDRIAAATELIMLVQDIVDDLQDQDQENKPWMQCEPAYTLNAVLAFLISFFGELELLQGNHTRRLNKEISKIISRSINGQQKDISNSIETVDDYLIMVQEKSGSIIRLACYMGYASLDVSPQTIEHIDALADYAGLIHQIQNDMNDLNEIDNKSDLFLKKCTLPILYLLESEDTSFPLLKPFYQGRIRLDELIENKEAWLTYIDKSGCIEYSKIVQSICITKAEEIYEELLAIAPWKEKFRDSTYGSFV
- a CDS encoding MFS transporter, which encodes MNIKWLIRSQSIVTLAAGMIYPYYLLFLKNLGNSYSKYGLAFAVFTLSSAVVSQWLASRIDRNAATILVASSLGMMAAMIAFPWVFSYGWVLFLQIVMGACSAMQKMSERILLADYTEQGARGISMGAYHFWTSVASGFAVVIGGYLIDWLTIDALFYMSALLYGISTWVVWRSWSSRKAEI
- a CDS encoding class I SAM-dependent methyltransferase; its protein translation is MSYLKMLSQFGVGNAHPGGFSATLEQLQHFHISKECKILEVGCGTGRTSCFLSSKGYDITAMDIQAPMLVKAKKRAETQKLNINFVEGDVCSLPFESDRFDVILAESVTNFADADKALSEYYRVLKPGGTLYDREIIAAKPIPSQMKTPLFDFFGFKQLASLDEWTEIFNNAKFNTVSSWGYSEIVKQHTDEADNFQYLDENIYTNYQALRTAFEYNEILNTYTDYLASAVLIGSKL
- a CDS encoding FAD-binding oxidoreductase, with translation MKKGMALGLLIVLISLSYLKNNSADQDPFLVTDYSRLHPVKVERVAVGREEEQLVQLLKEAKEKKLTVSIAGQRHSQGGHTYYKDGIVLDMTHYNRILSFQPEEKKIRVQAGATWKDIQDKINPYGLSIKTMQSQNIFTVGGSISINAHGRDIRNGSLIKSVDSFRLLTADGQIINVSRTENADLFPFVLGGYGLFGVILDVTLQLTDDEMYKVTIDAMPYDEYSRYFKSKVKSNPDIHMHIARISVAPGSFLTEMYAINYTLDPSISLSEHNRLSTHESWVIPSKLLFQLNRASDWGKNVFWKLQKTYFDNQQNTQISRNNVMRSESDFMDYRDAGKNDLLQEYFIPVDEFAAFIQDIRKVLSEEDLNLLNISVRYVNQDQEAALSYAREDMFALVCLFNVPLNDQSQIAVKRGIQRILDEVIRSHGTYYLPYAAYPSLEQFQAVYPRNKEFFEKKDQVDPEHLFMNYFYEQYRGNKL
- a CDS encoding bifunctional 3-deoxy-7-phosphoheptulonate synthase/chorismate mutase — protein: MGLRTLEQLRTLVDEVNVELLKQISDRAALVKEMGEVKERQGVPKFDPAREKEMLDELVAANPGPFDAAAIRHIFKEIFKVSLELQGQSHRKQLLVSRKKQAEDTVIEIKGVQIGGNRSLMVAGPCSVESREQLREVARALKEEGVPMLRGGAFKPRTSPYDFQGLGVEGLRLMREVADEFGLLAVSEIVDPATIEIAEEYLDVIQIGARNMQNFELLKAAGDSKVPVLLKRGMAATMEELLLAAEYVVSRGNTQVILVERGIRSYEKWTRNTLDISAVPIIKQESHLPVLVDVSHATGRKDILLPCAKAALAAGADGVMVEVHPNPPTALSDADQQIDIPQFRKLYRDIIDSGLFKL
- a CDS encoding YjcZ family sporulation protein — its product is MSAVGGFGRPFAFVLVLFILLVIILSTFII
- a CDS encoding YjcZ family sporulation protein, with the protein product MSAVGGFGRAFAFVLVLFILLVIILSTFII